A single genomic interval of Dromiciops gliroides isolate mDroGli1 chromosome 1, mDroGli1.pri, whole genome shotgun sequence harbors:
- the ARC gene encoding activity-regulated cytoskeleton-associated protein: MELEHMSSGGLHTYHGPRGGPAAKPNVILQIGKCRAEMLEHVRKTHRHLLTEVSKQVERELKGLHRSVGKLENNLDGYVPTGDSQRWKKSIKACLSRCQETIAHLERWVKREMNVWREVFYRLEKWADRLESMGGKYPVSGEAARQTVSVGVGGPESYCQETDPYDYTVSPYAITPPTPAGVIGGGEALSHEPSENQQYPPWSSTTEDGTLSPGVDTQIFEDPREFLSHLEEYLKQVGGTEEYWLSQIQNHMNGPAKKWWEYKQGSVKNWVEFKKEFLQYSEGTLTRDAIKRELDLPQKQGEPLDQFLWRKRDLYQTLYVDADEEEIIQYVVGTLQPKLKHFLRHPLPKTLEQLIQRGQEVQEGLEQGEDATEQQTQSEDNDESLTPAIESLASDGTQPE; encoded by the coding sequence ATGGAGCTGGAGCACATGAGCAGTGGGGGCCTTCATACCTACCACGGTCCCCGGGGTGGGCCAGCGGCCAAGCCCAACGTGATTCTGCAGATCGGGAAGTGCCgggcagagatgctggagcaCGTAAGGAAGACTCACCGGCATCTGCTCACCGAGGTATCCAAGCAGGTGGAGAGGGAGCTGAAAGGCTTGCACAGGTCCGTGGGGAagctggagaataatttggatgGCTATGTCCCCACCGGGGACTCACAGCGCTGGAAGAAGTCCATCAAGGCCTGCCTGTCCCGCTGCCAGGAGACCATTGCCCACCTGGAGCGATGGGTGAAGAGGGAGATGAACGTGTGGCGAGAGGTTTTCTACCGGCTGGAGAAATGGGCTGACCGGCTTGAGTCCATGGGAGGCAAGTACCCAGTGAGCGGGGAGGCCGCCCGCCAGACTGTCTCTGTGGGCGTGGGGGGCCCTGAGAGCTACTGTCAGGAGACTGACCCCTATGACTACACGGTGAGCCCCTATGCCATCACGCCCCCAACACCAGCAGGGGTCATCGGGGGAGGAGAGGCCTTAAGCCACGAGCCCTCAGAGAACCAGCAGTACCCACCCTGGAGCTCGACCACTGAGGATGGGACACTGAGTCCCGGTGTAGACACACAGATTTTTGAGGATCCCCGTGAGTTCCTCAGTCACCTGGAGGAATATCTGAAGCAGGTCGGTGGGACTGAAGAGTACTGGCTGTCCCAGATCCAGAACCACATGAATGGCCCAGCAAAGAAGTGGTGGGAATACAAACAGGGCTCTGTGAAGAACTGGGTGGAATTCAAGAAGGAATTCTTGCAGTATAGCGAGGGGACCCTCACCCGGGATGCTATCAAGCGAGAGCTGGACTTGCCCCAGAAACAAGGGGAGCCTCTGGACCAATTCCTCTGGCGTAAGAGAGACCTTTATCAGACCCTGTATGTGGATGCTGATGAAGAAGAGATCATCCAGTATGTGGTGGGCACCCTTCAGCCCAAACTCAAGCATTTCCTTCGACACCCTCTGCCCAAGACCCTTGAGCAGCTGATCCAGAGAGGTCAGGAGGTCCAAGAAGGGCTGGAGCAGGGAGAGGATGCCACCGAACAGCAAACCCAATCAGAGGACAATGATGAATCACTCACCCCAGCTATTGAGTCCCTTGCCAGTGATGGGACCCAGCCTGAGTAG